From a region of the Sphaerodactylus townsendi isolate TG3544 linkage group LG16, MPM_Stown_v2.3, whole genome shotgun sequence genome:
- the NBL1 gene encoding neuroblastoma suppressor of tumorigenicity 1, protein MLRFLLGFFLPALILAAPPPINKLALFPDKSAWCEAKNITQIVGHNGCESKSIQNRACLGQCFSYSVPNTFPQSTESLVHCDSCMPAQSLWEIVTLDCPNNEDIPRVDKLVEKILHCSCQACGKEQSQDGALFNVYLNADENLPGDPQQEGEDAAAAAATPQHHHQPHYRQHEEEAEE, encoded by the exons ATGCTGCGGTTCCTGCTGGGTTTCTTCCTTCCGGCCCTGATCCTGGCAGCGCCGCCTCCCATAAACAAGCTGGCCTTGTTCCCAGACAAGAGTGCCTGGTGCGAAGCCAAGAACATCACGCAGATCGTGGGTCACAATGGCTGCGAGTCCAAGTCCATCCAGAACAG GGCCTGCTTGGGGCAGTGCTTCAGCTACAGCGTCCCCAACACCTTCCCACAATCCACCGAGTCCCTGGTGCATTGCGACTCCTGCATGCCGGCGCAATCCTTGTGGGAAATT GTGACGCTGGATTGTCCCAACAACGAGGACATCCCCCGTGTGGACAAGCTGGTGGAAAAGATCCTGCATTGCAGCTGTCAAGCTTGTGGGAAGGAGCAGAGTCAAGACGGGGCGCTCTTCAACGTCTACCTGAACGCCGACGAGAATCTCCCCGGCGACCCCCAGCAGGAGGGGGAagatgccgccgccgccgccgccaccccccagcaccaccaccagcCCCATTACCGCCAGCACGAAGAAGAGGCCGAGGAGTGA